A window of the Sabethes cyaneus chromosome 1, idSabCyanKW18_F2, whole genome shotgun sequence genome harbors these coding sequences:
- the LOC128746348 gene encoding gastrula zinc finger protein XlCGF17.1-like encodes MAACCDGDDDDEQINKTDKKPLLSCDICGNMYKQRKSLRKHLYTHSTEKMLNPDKSKALKQCEICGKSVSSNGYSRHKKSHNEERSFECEICSKTFVRIGNLQMHKMIHLREKRFNCDTCDKVFLKLAHLARHTKTHNPSKPFMCDICDKGYSRKEHMARHFKTHTGEKQFECEICQQKFFRKEHLVRHAKLHDPTRHQSDERPFSCDICGVSYNLAATLTYHKKMHTNIEEKPFKCNICHAKYTTEDDLKSHMKVHSDQRCSKCGTQFTSRKDLEEHLCKERPFKCTTCEKVFTSAKNLRSHRYNVHRENVPYHCCSICDRTFRWPGALAKHIKQHVGEPAVKGRIVRRSGRGQKVHQQQQQK; translated from the coding sequence ATGGCGGCCTGCtgcgatggtgatgatgatgatgaacaaATTAACAAGACTGACAAGAAACCACTGCTCAGCTGTGATATTTGCGGTAATATGTATAAACAACGCAAATCGTTACGGAAACATCTCTACACTCACTCTACGGAGAAAATGTTAAATCCGGATAAAAGCAAAGCATTGAAGCAGTGTGAAATTTGTGGAAAGTCAGTTTCCAGTAACGGCTATTCGAGGCACAAAAAATCCCACAACGAGGAACGCTCATTTGAGTGTGAGATATGCAGCAAAACCTTTGTCAGAATCGGCAATTTGCAGATGCACAAGATGATTCATCTGAGGGAAAAACGATTCAATTGTGACACATGTGAcaaagtgtttttaaaattggCTCATTTGGCCCGACATACAAAAACGCACAATCCGAGCAAACCATTCATGTGTGACATATGTGATAAAGGTTATTCCAGAAAGGAACATATGGCCCGCCATTTTAAAACGCACACTGGGGAAAAACAATTCGAATGCGAAATAtgtcaacaaaaatttttcagaaAGGAACATTTAGTCCGACATGCAAAATTGCACGATCCGACACGCCACCAAAGTGATGAGCGACCATTTTCGTGCGACATCTGTGGTGTATCGTATAACTTAGCTGCTACTCTAACTTATCACAAGAAGATGCACACGAATATCGAGGAAAAACCCTTTAAGTGTAATATATGCCATGCAAAATATACCACCGAGGACGATTTAAAGTCTCACATGAAGGTACACTCCGATCAGCGATGTTCCAAGTGTGGAACGCAATTTACCTCCCGTAAAGATCTTGAAGAGCACCTGTGCAAGGAGCGACCATTCAAATGTACGACGTGTGAAAAGGTGTTCACATCGGCCAAAAATCTTCGAAGTCACCGGTACAATGTACACAGAGAAAACGTACCGTATCACTGCTGTTCGATCTGTGATCGAACCTTCCGGTGGCCAGGTGCTCTTGCTAAACATATAAAACAGCACGTCGGTGAACCGGCCGTTAAAGGGAGAATTGTGCGGCGCTCCGGAAGGGGCCAGAAGGTGcaccagcaacaacagcagaaaTGA
- the LOC128746349 gene encoding gastrula zinc finger protein XlCGF8.2DB-like, with product MAASVDGRTGFHATEQSLELDESKPMTKCEICGKLVTVKNYRRHKKAHIDGRLFECETCGKNFNRAGNLKSHKISHSGKKQFKCEICDRDFFRKEQLARHLKMHGSERPHKCSICGKGFLFLHPLLSHMIYHSDERPFSCDICGLSYKMASSLKAHKKTHAYLEQKPFKCNLCDTQYVHKSNLRVHMKLHSEGRCLKCTHCKVKFSSHESLKEHTCKERPFKCTDCGKTFVAVKYLTNHHRTVHKDNKLYECSFCERSFRWRYNLSKHMKVHSDRQLYGCSYCDCHFAQQAEADEHEARHKQKGQTPTTSLQSVALPVDGNSSITG from the coding sequence ATGGCGGCTTCTGTTGATGGCCGGACAGGTTTCCACGCTACAGAACAGTCTTTGGAGCTGGACGAAAGCAAACCTATGACGAAGTGCGAAATTTGCGGAAAGCTCGTTACTGTCAAAAACTACAGGAGGCACAAGAAGGCCCACATCGACGGACGTTTATTCGAGTGCGAGACGTGCGGCAAAAACTTCAACAGAGCCGGCAACTTGAAGAGCCACAAGATAAGCCATTCGGGGAAAAAGCAATTCAAATGTGAAATCTGTGACAGAGATTTCTTCCGCAAGGAACAGTTAGCCCGACACCTTAAAATGCACGGTTCGGAACGTCCGCATAAATGCTCGATTTGTGGAAAAGGGTTCTTATTTCTGCACCCGCTGCTAAGCCACATGATTTATCACAGCGATGAGCGACCGTTTAGCTGCGACATCTGTGGCCTTTCGTATAAGATGGCTTCTTCTCTGAAAGCCCACAAGAAGACCCACGCGTATCTCGAACAGAAGCCGTTCAAATGTAACCTGTGCGATACACAGTATGTCCACAAAAGTAACCTGAGGGTGCACATGAAGCTACATTCGGAAGGACGATGTTTGAAATGTACCCATTGTAAAGTGAAGTTTTCCTCTCATGAAAGTCTAAAAGAGCACACCTGCAAAGAGCGACCGTTCAAGTGTACGGATTGTGGGAAAACATTTGTGGCCGTTAAATACCTAACAAACCACCATCGAACGGTACACAAGGATAACAAACTGTACGAATGTTCGTTCTGCGAACGAAGCTTCCGGTGGCGCTATAATCTTAGCAAGCACATGAAGGTGCACTCCGACAGGCAACTGTACGGATGTAGCTATTGTGACTGTCACTTTGCACAGCAAGCGGAAGCAGACGAGCATGAAGCTCGGCACAAGCAAAAGGGGCAAACGCCAACGACGTCGTTACAATCAGTAGCGTTGCCCGTTGACGGAAATAGCTCGATCACGGGATGA